From the Papaver somniferum cultivar HN1 chromosome 2, ASM357369v1, whole genome shotgun sequence genome, the window AAAACAAGATATACTGAAACTAAAAGATGATTGCAAAGGGAACAACTTAACTACTATACAGACAAGGGAAAGGAAATAAAGGCTAGTACAAATAAGCAGAAATCTAGAAAAGGAAAATGCAGgcaggattagtaaaaaaaaagcaATAAAAAGGAGCCATAGGCTCTGATGATTGCCTACACACCAGATCACATAAGTTTTCTGCAGATTTACTTAGGGCCAAAATGACTAATTGTCATTGCTTGCAACCTGTTTACCCTTTGATTTTGGGTCTTTATTAGTATTGCTTGCACCAGATGCTTCTCCTGTAAACCAATGATGAGGATAAGTATTAATATTGACATGTTCCTCACTGACATAAATGTCCTTTTCATCTTCAGGCCTCTGTTCTTCAGTCATCTGTTTGGTCAGGTCAAATTCATTGATTTCAGTGATTTTAGGCTTCTTGGAAGCTAGCAGTGGCAAATTCCAGTGGAAGTAAGATTGCATGAGACTCCAATTTCTGAAGTAAGTAGTGCCATTGCTGGTAACTAATTAGAAGAACTAGCTTCACTCCAAAAACCAGTCTCATTAAACATCTGACCACGCCTGTTTCTCTTCTGAATTACTTTCCACATGTAAGTGTCATATTTCACACCCATATTATTGTAAAAAGGAGGTGCAAAAGCATTTAATGTATTAGAAATTGCTGGTTTTTCATGACAGTGAACATGTAGTTTACCACTATCTTGGCTAGTCGTATCATCTTAAATTTGTTTAAGGTATTCAGTACATGTTACCTCAGATGCTGCTTGCATTGAATCTGAATGGCTAGGCTGTCTTCTGAAAACTGCATGTCTTGCTGCATATCTTGTTGCACCATTTGCTGGTTCACGACAGGTTCTTGTTGTTGTGCATCAATCTGCTGCGTGGCAGCTATTATGGCATCAGCTGCAGCTTGTTGCTCCTCAGCTTGTTGTTGGGCAAAAGCAAATTGTTCACAGTCTTGAATCTTATGACCAATGATGTTACAAAAGCCACAGAAATTGTTGGGGAAGTGAAGAAACTGAAAGTTAATATCATTGGTAAGTCACATCTCATTTTCTACCCTAACACTGAATCTTAGAGTTTGCTTAAACCTAATACTTGCTCTAACTGTAATGGAATAGCTCCCATTGGCTCTTTTGTCAGGTAGAAGAATGAAGTGATTTCTCCCATATAAGCCAAGTATCTTCTCAGGTTGTTACTATATACTTGAGCTGGAGTGAAGTTGTGGATTGTGATGAAAAACATTTCTTCAGAAGGATTCCATGTTGCCAAATCCTCAATCCTCTCCTATTTTCTAATGCAGAATAGGTCACCATAAACTACTGTAGTTGCAATGGCTAGTACTCTAAGCATCTCATCTTCTCTTTCAAATCTGACCAGATAAACCCACTCACTAACCATTTTTACTTTGAAAAAGTAAAGCATTTCTAATATTCCAGCTGTTCCTAGCAACTGGTTCAGAGAATCTACCTAACAAGCAGCTAGTCCAGAGATCTTGATTGTTCTGGAATCTAGAAGGGAAAACATCATCTAGATTGAACTGTCTACCACTGCTCAGATTCAAGGAAATTTGAAGAAGGTTTGTTAACTGGGATATATCACCATGCCAAACAGAAGACATGGTGATACAGAAACTCAGCTGTAAGGCTACCGAAGTGGTTTTGAACAATATTGGTTGCAATTGGGTAAAGGTTTTGATTTAACTAAGAGGATAGAGCGTAACAATGGTAAAATCTTCATCAGTTTGGAGTGCTTAAATaaggaaaattagggtttgcgattgaGGGTAAGGTTATAAAAATTTCAAACTTGGATATCAAAAAATCTTCGTCATCACAATTTACGGAAACATGATGTTATTGGGCGAAGATAGGTATCAATAGAGAAGCTACCAAGTGTATGCTATTGAAAGAAATTTTTATAGATGTCATGGAGTTGGATTAAAATTTAAAAGAAGATTAAGCAAATCTAAAGCTCATAATCGTCGTGGGAGGAATAACAAATTAAGAGGAATAAATATAATGACTACCTGACAGATTAGGGTGAAATTTAGACTCAATCGTGTGATAGAAAGATTGTTGCAGAGGGATGACTGCCACTACCATTTCAATTATTCGAATAAAAAATTGACCTCGACTCAAAAAAAAGTACGACCCGATTTAGCAAAAAActtacagggtgttagtcctcggGGGAATTTGGGAAGTTGGGTGTAGTTGGGTttttcctgttagtcgtgggggagttcgaaggagtctctcaaaatccccgttagtcgtgggagagttcagaAGAGTttcccaaactccctagaaaaccccgttagtcgtgggagagtttgaaaaacactcttgaactccctgttagtggtaaaaccctagaatgctagggagttggttgtTTTGGGAAGTTCTGGAGAGTTGGTAATGTATTTTTGCCAGtacacaaatctctcaaaagagtagagatttagGAGGGAGTTTGGTCAGAGAAaaacataggagaaagaagaggaaacactTCAGCTTTCAGGTATGCTTTTTTttctcatcttttttttcttctttgatctccatgattgtttgttTTGATTGTTTATAGTTTGTTTTGTGTAATATCAGTTTTTAGGGTTTATTCCGTAAAAGTGAAGGATTTATATAAACAATCAAAACCCTCGTTTCTTTAAGCTGGTATTATTATGCATCCTTAGTTTATGAACTATTGAATGATCTTGGTTTCAGTAAATTTGATGGATGAGGATTTGATCAAAAAGTTTGTTGCATGTATACTTGTTGTGTTTTATGCATCCTTAGTTTATGAACTAGAATGATCTTGGTTTCAATGttggagtgttttgtagtgttgaTGCTTGAGAGTTTCATGTGTCTTAAATTTTGGTATGATTCGTGCTCAAATTTTGGTATTCAAGAACTAGATGTTTGCAGAATAGGTAATGGTGTAACAAACTTTCCCTTTAAGCACTTGCCTactgaaaaggaaaaacaaagaaGATGGAATTTGAAACTAATGGGTTTGATACTGGGATGTATAGTTCAGTCGGAGTTTGTGAAAGAAAATTATCAATTGTTTACAGTTCATATGAAAAAGTGAGCTGAACTTCAAACTATGTTGTACTCTTATGTTTCATGTGAATATTTGATTCGCCAGTTGCGTGAAACCTTTTAATTGGTGTTAAATGTTTCCTACATCTCTTGTTTATGTATGGCCTTGCTTCTGCTGACTTTCCTCTTTCCCCCCTTTGTACGATGCCGAGTATTTATCATGATTATGATGTAGAAAATAGGGTCATCATTTGTAACCTGTATCCATAAGAGGCACGGGATATTGCTGGTTTGTCTATTTGTTAAGCTTCCCGGCTAAAATCTCTTCTTACCGGACCTCTAGAAACCTATAGCCTTTACTGCTCAAAAACTGTCAGCTGCAGCTACATCTCTTACTGCTTGTTCTTCCTCAACTGAGCCTGACTTAGCCCTTCGCATCGTCCACATTCATTCAACTAAGCATACATTTCAGCTTCAATAGCAGCAACTCAGGCCATTACATTCAATGTCACCATGTAGCACTTCCATTTCCAACTGCAGCTGCACAGCTCAATCATCCATTCCATCCTACACATACATCTACTTCAGGTAGTACAATTAATTCAGGCTATATCCTTTCCCATTGCCGCTGCACTTCTTCAAGGCCATCAGCTTCTGTAACTTCAATAAGACTCCACCATTGCATCAACCACCAACTAAATTATAGGCCATTGCTTCTGCGATCAATAAGTGTACCTCCAGATCCATATCCCGCCATTTTCCATAACATAACAACAACACCAGCAGTTCATCTTAATAACAACTACACCATTTTCTCTGCCAGATTATAACTTCACCACCTAGCTTAATCATCTGCTTCTTCCTTGTAATCCTTCTCGATCTTCCTGACCTAGTTCACTACCTAAGACAACAGCAGCAACTACAATTGCTTGCACTTGAGCACCACACAGATCCCATTACACACTAGTATAGCATCTCctccttgaaaaaaaaaagaacatgtgTCATGTTATCTACTGACTTATTATCTATTATATTGCTTAATTTGTTGCAGCAAATACGCTCCAAACTGGATGAACTGATCTAAGCTACGACCTATGTGGCTTATCTATTCCACTGCACTTAAAGTTTTGGATCAATAAAGAAAACACAATATAATTAGCATATGCTTACCACGGGATCAGGTACATAAACTCTTAAGATCTctattttttgtataaatagaaatATGCAACCTGCTAGAATTTTTAAATTAAGGTGCtgtatttttttcttccacaGATGCACTATAAGATCATCTCCAATGGTAACTTGGTGTGCATCTTTTGGAACACATACTATGACAGGTTGTTGTATTTCTAATTCAGGTTGTTATGACAGGTTGGAACACTTTCAATTCTTTTGGAACCGATCAAACTACTTATATTCGAGTACAAGAATAGTAACAAGTCTGTGCTCCATGTCAAACTAGGAACATAATTACTAAATCACTGCTCACTAAAATGTGATATTACTGAAGAGTATTCATAATTCATAGATTCTGATGGTTCGTTTTACGGTAGATTGGAGTGAATTTGCTTAACAATTGATAATTTAAGTGCGACTGGACAGAACAAGGGGTAGAACTATAAACTAGAGAAAAACACTAATGTGTCTGTGTATAGGGTGGCAACATGGGTCCAAGTCAAGTGTCTTGTATCTTTTGACTCAGATGGGAAGCCATCCAAGAAACTGCAGTGTAAAAAAAGACACAAGTATGTGAATGGTTTGACCGTGAAAAGCCTCTTTGTTATATTCGAAATATGGATCCATTCATAATTGCTCCTTCCATTGCTTCATATAATGTTGTCATGTTTACATTTTCGTTGGCAGTACCTATGACAAGGTAATCAGTAACCCCTACAAACACATtaggttcttttttttcttcaccaGTTAGCTTGTTGTGCTAACTTTAGTCTTTCATTGCATTATTTTTTGTAGGGGGTGTTGTTCCAGTGATATTTGCTTAGCCAATGGTTTTCACTACCGCAAACATAACATGCATATGTCAGCTGAATTAGAGTTGCTCTAAGTTGATCACTGAGTTTCTCAAACCATGCGTAATGTGTTTGTGGGCATACAATATTGGTCTTCCGGGTATTAAGCTAAATTTCCGTAAGGTTGTGTAATTCTGCGAATGATGAGTATGGCTTAATGACAGAATTTATTTCGTCTATATCTTTTTTATTTGGTCCATCTGAGTTATGAGGGTTAGACTACAAGTTTACAACCTATATTCAGTTTCAGTGATTTTAATTGTACTCATAACAACCTATGGTTTATAggatcatttttatttatttattttcttttgattaaagatcatttTTACTTGCAAATGaggatttgttgtttcttaaaaagagaatgagttaagaATGAACTCTcgcaaactccctctaataaactccctCAATCTCCCTACActtccccaaactccctgaactcaaaaacaccaaactctctcaaactccctacactctctcaaactctctcaaaatccccaagattcaaaatacactcaactccccccaactcactcgaggactaaccccctgttagtgATTTGTGTGATACTTTCCCATCAAAGCCTATGAACGGCCGGTTAGCCACTCATGGCAGGAGAAGAAACTAGAAGAGGAGGAGAAAAACTCGAAAAAGAACAGGTTTTTCGTGGGAAAGCGAAAAGGGTTTTTCCACTCCGTGAATTCACGAGTATACAAAAACCACTCGTGAACTATCGTAACAAGAATGATGATGTAGCTGTGGAATCGTCTATGGACTAAAAAATTATCGAACCAGTAATAAATTGCGAGAATCATCATGAACCCAATGATAGTGGCGTTATACAAAATGTGTCATGAAAAGAGACATATCAATAGTAATCTCCATAAAAAATGACTTGATACAATATgagcaaaatattccagaaattgtTCATACATTACAAATAAGAAGGATGTGCATTTTGGTTAAAgtggaagaagaaaacaaaaaattatagaTTCATAAATGAACATTGTTGATCGGTGATGATTTGGATTAACTCGTCCAAATACTGGACTACATTGTCTATCCCAAAAGTACTTGGACCAACTATTGAGGGCACAAAATTAAAGAGTCTAAAGCCCACTAAAAAGGACTAAATGATCATTTCTACAAATCTGAGAGGCATATGGCATCATTGTTATGAAAAGGTATGAGATTTGTGTCCATGATAGCCAGGGCTATCAGACGGACGACAATAAATGGGGGCCATCATCGGGCGGTGGGAAGCTCCTGGTGGATTTTTTGCATGGAAAGTATTGTTTAATGGGTCGGTATGGGTGCCACTCAGGAGTCGGGGCTATCTTAGGCCGTTCAGACATTTCATGTTATTCCTggacgtttttttttgtttgaagcaTTTTTCCTGGACGTTGATATAAAGACATTCTGTTTATATCCGACTCAcataaatcattcttttcttttttcgatCCTTCTCCTCTCCATTCTGAAGTCAAGCTCAAATTCTTAACAGTGTCGACGAAGAAACATCGAAGAAAATCACCTGTCAGGTCTTAAAATTTCAACCCTAATTTTCCACCTTTAATTTGATACTAAAAAAtcccatttttttcaaaaattttaggtttaattttaattcagGTATAGTGTTATTCCAAAATATGAATTTCTGAAGAGAACCATTTGTAAAGGGGAAGATGGATGTATCCTTTTAATCTTCCAATAGAATGTTACAACACCAACACTTTTCCCGGCTTCCTTAAATTACTATTATCTATTTTAGCTTGTTAGTTTCTTGGTTTAGCTAGACTTCTTTTATTAACTAAGCGTGTTTAAGTTTTCTAGTTTACATTGCTTGCTACTCAAGTATCTTGAGCTTTAAATACTTAGCAGCCGATTGTATTATTCATCAATTAAGAACtcaatttatttttaatattttctttcgTATTTTGTTGCTCACCCCAAAGAAAAAGGATGTTATTTGgttcttctttgtttctttcttgtcATCCTGTATTAGAGGTCCAGTACCCTAAAAACTGGATCAGAGCTGTTTTCGATCgaaaaaacctagaaaaatacACCAATTTTTTTCCTAAAGATGACATATACAGAAGATTTATCAGCTTTAAAGGAGATTATTACTGGTGTTGCTGACAAGTTGGATGTTCTTACTGAAACTATCACCAACTTCTATGTGCTCGATGAAGATACACAGAATAAGAAGACATCAGAAAAGCTTTTGCAAAAGGAACAAGCGAACACTGATCTTGCTACCATACTTACTACATCTCTGAGTACCTCCTTAGAAGCCTCCTTACGTACTATATTCACATAATTTTTTCCTCAACATCGTCAAGTTAATGGTGTtgcaccaccatcacctcctccaccacctccccccccccccccccacctcCTCCTGCTGGTGAACATCCTCGTCCACCTCATAACAACATCAAGTTTCCTAATTTCAATGGTGAGGATCCTAATGGTTGGATCTTCAATAATGACCAATACTTTAGTATATATAACAACTCTGATGCTCTCAAAATCATTGTTGCTTCTCAAAGGAGAGGCTAATATTTGGTATAGATGGAAGAGAACCAGAGTTATTGTGACAACATGGATAGAATTCTGCAATTTAATTCGTGCGCGCTTTAATCCTGAAAAGTTTGTTGATGCTCGCCTAGCCATTAGCACCATTGAGCAAAAAGGTACAGTTCATCAACATATCTCTGAGTTTGAAAAATTACTGAACTTTGTTGAATTTCCAGAAGACTACTTGATCAGCTGTTTTGTTCGTTCCCTTAAACCACATATTGGGTATGTGGTTAAACTTTTTGCACCCCACACTTTGGATGAGGCCTATACTAAGGAAATACATCAGGAGGAAGCCTATGCAGCTATCAGGATTGTCCTAAAACAACCATATCGACCACCTCCTTTTAGACAACCAATTGCTCTTCCACAAGCTCAGCGGCAACATATTTTACCTTCTGGTTATAGGAGATTGTCACCAGAAGAACAAAGAGAAAGAAGAACTAAGGGTATGTGCTTCAAGTATGATCAACCATACAGACCAAATCATGTATGTGTTAATCCTCAATTAACTGTCTTGGATATTGAGGAACCTACAAAAGAAATTACCAAGCAAGCTGCAGACTCTATTTCTGCAACTGATATTGATGATTCAGTAGAGGATGATTCTCCGGTCGAGGTTGCTCCTACTATTTCCCTGAATTCACTCATGGGTTCTCCCTTTCCTACTACAATGCGTATTACAGGTTCCTCTAAAGCTCAACCAATTACAATTCTAGTAGACTCTGGTTCTACTCACAACTTTCTTAGCCCATCATTCGCCAAGCAATGTGGTTATCCTATTCACTCCAAAGATACTTCTCTTCGTGTTACAATAGGTGATGGTGGCCATATACATACTCAAGGGACATGTTTACACATACCAATTCAGCTGCAAAATCACATGTTTACAATTGATTTACATGTCTTGGATGTTAGTGGATGTGATGTTGTTCTAGGGGTCCAATGGTTGCACAAGTTAGGTCATATTGAATGGGATTTTGAAAAATTTGTGATGAAGTTCACATATAGCGGCGCAGATATTCAACTATTGGGTAATAACTCTTCAGCATTGATGGTCTTGGATACTACTCCCATGCAGAAATTGCTACTTAAATAAGTTTATGGGGGTTTTCTCCAATTATATACAGTACACAATTCTGCATTAACTGCTCCTTTAATTGAAAATCCTGCAATTAGGAAGTTGATGTCTACCTTTCAAGATGTGTTTGAAACACCAACTTCTCTTCCTCCGGCAAAATTACATGATCATCGCATACCATTGATACCAGATTCTTCTCCTGTTAATGTTCGTCCGTATAGATATCCACATTTTCAGAAAGACGAGATTGAAAAGATTATTTCAGAACTCAAGCAAGCAGGTTTTATACGTCCAAGTTCTAGTCCATTTTTCTTCACCCATATTAATGGTTCGAAAGAAAGATGGGTCATGGAGAATGTATGTTGATTACAGGGCTTTAAACAAGTTGACAATTAAAGATCGATATACTATTCCTATGGTGGATGAGTTGTTAGATGAACTGCATGGTGCCATTATTTTCACGAAGCTTGATTTACGTTATGGCTATTATCAAATACGCCTATATGGACCTGATATTCCTAAAACGGCATTCAGAACTCATGATAGTCACTATGATTTTCTTGTCATGCCTTTTGGGATCTCCAATGCGCCAACTACCTTCCAAAGCTTGATGAATCATCTATTCAGACCatatttgaggaaatttgtgctCGTTTTTTTTATGACATATTAGTTTATAGCTCCAAAATGCAAGATCACATTAAACACTTAACTTTAGTGTTTGAAATCCTTCGCAAGCATCAGCTATTTGTCAAAGAATCCAAGTGCACTTTTGCACAACCATCAGTAGGGTACCTTGGCCATGTTATCTCCTCTGAAGGTGTTGCAGTTGAGCAAGAAAAGATTGATAGTGTACTTTTTTATCCAATACCTTCTACAGTTAAAAGTCTAAGAGGATTTCTTGGATTGGCAGGTTATTACCGaaaatttgtgaagaactttGGTAAAATATGTGCTCCTTTAATACAGCTGTTGAAAAAGGATGCATTCTTATGGACTGATGAAGCTACTTCTGCTTTTCGAGCGTTGCAACATGTATTAACAACTACACCTGTTTTGATGCTTCCTGACTTTACGAAAGAATTTTATCTAGAATGTGATGCATCAGGAACTGGTTTGGGAGTTGTTTAATGCAAACTGGTCGGCCAATTACTTACTATAGCAAAGCATTGGCAGGTAAGAATCTTAATCTTTCTATTTATGATAAGGAGATGCTTGCAATCATCTCAGCAGTCCAAAAGTGGAGACCATATTTGTTGGATAGGCATTTCAAAATTTACACTGATCACCATAGTTTGAAGTACTTTTTGGATCAGCGTATATCCTCAATTGAGCAGCATAAATGGGCTTATAAACTTCTAGGATATGATTATGAAATAATTTTTCgcaaagggaaagaaaatattgcagTTGATGCTCTTTCTCGAAATCCTGGTTTAGCATTCAATGCTATGACTTCTCCAGTATTTGCAGGAGTTAATGACATCGTTCAGGAGACCAATGGTGATCAAGAATTAGGAGCCTTAATTGATCAGTTACGGCGCAATCCTACATGTAAGCCAAATTACTCTTTTCTTAATGATGTCTTAAGATACAAGGGACGCATTGTAGTCAAACCAACATCTGACTGGTGTACTAAACTCCTTCATGAGTTTCATTCAACTCCCTTAGGCGGTCACTCTGAATTTATTCGAACATACAAACGAATTCAGCACAATTTTTATTAGAGAGGATTAAAAAAATCATTAAGGATTTTGTTTCTCAATACGATGTTTGTCAGAGAAGCAAAGCTGAAGCCGTATCACCTCCATGACTGTTGCAGCCTTTGCCTATTCCCAGTGATATTTGGTTAGATGTATCAATGGATTTCATTGATGGTTTTCCTTCTTCCAACTGTAAGACTTCAATATTAGTGGTGGTTGATCAATTGTCAAAATATGCATATTTCATTGCTCTTGTGCATCCATATACAACTGCTGACATTGCAACCATTTTTGTTCGAGAAATTGTTCGTCTACATGGGATGCCGAGAAGTATTGTGAGTGATCATGATCCTATATTCATGAGTAATTTTTGGGAAGCCTATTTTGCAATGCACAATACACGATTATGCCGCAGCACTGCCTACCATCCACAATCAGATGGTCAAACCGAGGTAACTAATCGAACTCTAGAACGTTATCTTAGGTGTTTTGCAAGTGTCAAACCATCTGAGTGGGTTAAGTGGTTACCATGGGCCgaatggtggtacaataccaGTCACCATTCTGCCATTAATATGTCTCCATACCAAGATGTGTATAGTAGAACTCCACCAACAATCTCTAGTTATCTTCCTGGTTGTACAACTATACATGATGTTGACGTAATGTTACGAGCTAGAGATCGTACACTGAAGATACTTAAATTTCATCTTCAAGCTGCTCACACTCGGATGAAGAATTATGCTGATGCTCGTCGCACTGAAAGGAGTTTCAACATCAATGATTGGGTATTTTTACGTTTGCAGCCGTGTAGATAATCATCAGTGGCTGCTCAACCATTCACCAAGCTTTCTCCTAAATATTATGGTCCTTTTCTGTCATCGAACACATAAGAGAAGTTTCTTATAAGTTGGAATTGCCGGTAGAAAGCCGTATTCATCCAGTCTTTCATGTTTCACAACCGAAATTAAAGTTTGGCTCTTCTGTTAATGTTGAGACTATTTTACCTGCTATCATTGATTATGATAAATGGGAACATGCTGCTGTTTTGGATCGAAAGATGTTTAATAAAGGCAACAAGGCTGGTACTCAATGGTTAATTCATTGGAAAGATCGTGTTGTGGAAGATGCTACTTTGGAAGATGCAGACGAGT encodes:
- the LOC113352415 gene encoding uncharacterized protein LOC113352415, producing the protein MTNTLVYITTLMLSKSLLLLKGEANIWYRWKRTRVIVTTWIEFCNLIRARFNPEKFVDARLAISTIEQKGTVHQHISEFEKLLNFVEFPEDYLISCFVRSLKPHIGYVVKLFAPHTLDEAYTKEIHQEEAYAAIRIVLKQPYRPPPFRQPIALPQAQRQHILPSGYRRLSPEEQRERRTKGMCFKYDQPYRPNHVCVNPQLTVLDIEEPTKEITKQAADSISATDIDDSVEDDSPVEVAPTISLNSLMGSPFPTTMRITGSSKAQPITILVDSGSTHNFLSPSFAKQCGYPIHSKDTSLRVTIGDGGHIHTQGTCLHIPIQLQNHMFTIDLHVLDVSGCDVVLGVQWLHKLGHIEWDFEKFVMKFTYSGADIQLLVHNSALTAPLIENPAIRKLMSTFQDVFETPTSLPPAKLHDHRIPLIPDSSPVNVRPYRYPHFQKDEIEKIISELKQAVYSSKMQDHIKHLTLVFEILRKHQLFVKESKCTFAQPSVGYLGHVISSEGVAVEQEKIDSVLFYPIPSTVKSLRGFLGLAGYYRKFVKNFGKICAPLIQLLKKDAFLWTDEATSAFRALQHVLTTTPVLMLPDFTKEFYLECDASGTGLGVV